GGAAACTTGGTAGTGGTAAACACCCAGATGATGGCATCTACGTTCTACTTAAGGAAGTCATAGATAATGCTGTAGACGAATTCACTATGGGACACGGGAAAGATATTTCTATCACTTTGGATCAAACAGAACAGAAGGTAGTGGTCCAAGATTACGGTAGAGGCATACCCCATGGCAAAGTTATTGATTGCGTTTCCAAAATTAACACGGGAGCAAAGTATACCGATGACGTTTTTTCCTTCTCTGTTGGACTCAACGGTGTAGGGCTTAAAGCAGTAAACGCTCTTTCATCATTTTTCTCTGTGAGAACGGTTAGGAAAAAAAAATCTTTCACTGCTTATTTCTCTCAAGGAGTTTTGACCCACACGGAGGAATCTTCCTCTCTGCATCCTAGCGGGACTACTATAACTTTCATCCCAGACAACACAATTTTTGAACACCCTGAATTTATGGAAGAAATTATCAGGGATAAATTAAGAAACTATGCCTACCTACACCGAGGATTAACACTCCATTATAATGGGGAAAAAATCACTTCAAAAAATGGTCTCTATGATCTTCTAGAGGAAAAAGTTGGTGGAAACAGTCTTTATTCTCCATTTACCTATTGCGATCAAGCGATCGAATACTGCTTCACTCATTCCAATAGCAGTACAGAAACATATCTCTCCTTCGTCAATGGTCAATACACAATTGATGGCGGAACGCACCTTTCTGCTTTCAAGGAAGGTCTTACCCGCGCTGTCAACGATTTCTACCACAAAAATTTTCAAAGTTCTGACGTCCGTGAAGGGATCACAGGATGTTTTTCTATAAGAATACGTTCGCCCATTTTTGAGTCTCAAACCAAAAACAAATTAGGTAACACTGATGTAAAAGCTCCAATCATTGCTAGCGTTAAGGATTCGCTTCTCAAACTACTACACGCAGATAAA
This sequence is a window from Chlamydiifrater volucris. Protein-coding genes within it:
- a CDS encoding DNA topoisomerase IV subunit B gives rise to the protein MSSSYTENHIITLDSLDHIRLRAGMYIGKLGSGKHPDDGIYVLLKEVIDNAVDEFTMGHGKDISITLDQTEQKVVVQDYGRGIPHGKVIDCVSKINTGAKYTDDVFSFSVGLNGVGLKAVNALSSFFSVRTVRKKKSFTAYFSQGVLTHTEESSSLHPSGTTITFIPDNTIFEHPEFMEEIIRDKLRNYAYLHRGLTLHYNGEKITSKNGLYDLLEEKVGGNSLYSPFTYCDQAIEYCFTHSNSSTETYLSFVNGQYTIDGGTHLSAFKEGLTRAVNDFYHKNFQSSDVREGITGCFSIRIRSPIFESQTKNKLGNTDVKAPIIASVKDSLLKLLHADKDRAQALLERIKLNEKTRRNIQFLKQELRDKQKKTHYKIPKLRDCKFHYCDKSLYGDASMIFLTEGESASASILSSRNPLTQAVFSLRGKPMNVFSLEDDQVYKNDELFYLSSALGVKDSNDTSLLRYAKIILATDADVDGMHIRNLLITFFLKTFRKLVLNNHLFILETPLFKVRCKEKTFYCYSEAEKDSTIKALGKKSSPEITRFKGLGEISPKEFKSFIGPDIRLTPIHLSQPEAIDETLNFYMGKNTQKRKRFIIDNLIAEP